From Tiliqua scincoides isolate rTilSci1 chromosome 2, rTilSci1.hap2, whole genome shotgun sequence, the proteins below share one genomic window:
- the C2H18orf32 gene encoding UPF0729 protein C18orf32 homolog, protein MVCIPCIVIPVLLWVYKRFLEPYFYPIVSPFFKRIWPKKIQGTVKQDQKGNPESRGDLAATEESELSKSDSNGIANGFAGSGPTVDSNKKTD, encoded by the exons ATGGTGTGTATTCCCTGTATAGTCATTCCAGTTCTGCTGTGGGTCTATAAAAGATTCCTTGAGCCATATTTCTACCCCATCGTCTCACCTTTCTTCAAGCGCATTTGGCCCAAGAAAATCCAGGGAACAGTGAAGCAAGACCAAAAGGGAAATCCTGAAAGTAGGGGTGACTTGGCAGCTACAGAGGAATCTGAACTTTCAAAA AGTGACAGCAATGGCATTGCAAATGGATTTGCTGGAAGTGGGCCCACGGTGGATTCTAACAAAAAGACTGATTAA